One window from the genome of Cricetulus griseus strain 17A/GY chromosome 2, alternate assembly CriGri-PICRH-1.0, whole genome shotgun sequence encodes:
- the LOC100753207 gene encoding L-amino-acid oxidase, producing MAKRSGIFILGILLSMPSCLAFYEDLDKCFQDPDYNTFLLTAQNGLHTSPLPKRVVVVGAGIAGLVAAKTLQDAGHKVTILEASDYIGGRILTVRNKKEGWYIDLGPMRIPESHKLIHTYVKKLGLKLNKFIQYDNNTWYLLNGRRYRAWEVKANPGILGYPTSPTEKSKTAQYLFQQAITKIKQRMKTLNCSQLMSICDSYSTKAYLTKEGMLSKGAIEMIGDMMNENAGYYKSLLESLRMASIFSRNDEFSEIVGGFDQLPHGISASLKPGTIHLRSRVETVVRHGPKVEVLYRTDGPTSPLHKLTADFIINSASAKATRLISFQPPLSSDKTHALRSVHYTSATKVALVCNKRFWEQDGIQGGHSITDRPSRYIYYPSHRLPGGKGVLLASYTVDDDSLFFAAMKPSQVVNIILDDLAAVHHIPKEELKHMCPKSVVKRWSLDPLVIGAFTEFTPYQFVDYSKKLFQPEGRIHFAGEHTSLPHGWIDTAIKSGIRAAKNIQAMVDKEVTQGQRPL from the exons GCATCTTTATTTTGGGGATCCTGCTATCCATGCCCAGCTGCCTTGCCTTCTATGAGGACCTTGACAAGTGTTTCCAGGACCCGGATTATAACACCTTCCTTCTCACAGCCCAGAATGGGCTCCATACCTCCCCACTGCCCAAGAGAGTGGTGGTAGTGGGAGCTGGCATAGCAGGCCTTGTGGCGGCTAAGACCCTACAGGATGCTGGTCACAAG GTAACCATCTTGGAGGCCAGCGACTACATCGGAGGTCGGATACTCACAGTCAGAAACAAGAAGGAAGGCTGGTACATTGATTTAGGACCGATGCGAATCCCAGAAAGCCACAA GCTAATCCACACCTATGTCAAGAAGCTTGGTCTGAAGCTGAATAAGTTCATCCAGTATGATAACAACACCTGGTACCTACTCAATGGGCGGCGTTATCGTGCCTGGGAAGTCAAGGCTAACCCCGGGATCTTGGGCTACCCCACGAGCCCCACAGAGAAGAGCAAAACTGCCCAATACCTCTTCCAACAAGCCATCACTAAG ATCAAACAACGTATGAAGACATTGAACTGCAGCCAACTGATGTCCATTTGTGACTCTTACTCCACCAAG GCTTATCTGACGAAGGAAGGAATGCTGAGCAAAGGAGCTATCGAGATGATTGGGGACATGATGAACGAGAACGCTGGATACTACAAGTCCCTCCTGGAGTCCCTGAGGATGGCTAGCATCTTCTCCAGAAATGATGA ATTTTCAGAGATCGTCGGTGGCTTTGACCAACTCCCCCATGGCATCAGTGCCAGCCTGAAGCCTGGCACCATCCATTTGAGGTCCAGAGTAGAAACAGTGGTGAGACACGGGCCTAAGGTTGAGGTTTTGTACCGCACTGATGGCCCCACCTCCCCGCTGCACAAACTCACTGCTGACTTTATCATCAACTCAGCCTCAGCCAAGGCCACAAGGCTCATCAGCTTCCAGCCACCCCTGTCCTCAGACAAAACACATGCCCTGCGCTCCGTGCATTATACCAGTGCCACCAAGGTGGCTTTGGTGTGCAACAAACGCTTCTGGGAACAGGATGGCATCCAGGGCGGCCACTCCATCACAGACCGGCCCTCACGCTACATTTACTATCCCAGCCACAGACTGCCAGGTGGCAAGGGCGTCCTGCTGGCCTCTTACACTGTGGACGATGATTCCCTCTTCTTTGCTGCCATGAAGCCCAGCCAGGTGGTGAATATTATCCTGGATGACCTGGCTGCAGTGCACCACATACCCAAGGAGGAGCTAAAGCACATGTGCCCAAAATCAGTGGTCAAGCGTTGGTCTCTAGACCCCCTCGTCATTGGTGCCTTTACTGAGTTCACACCCTACCAATTTGTGGACTATTCAAAGAAGCTCTTCCAGCCAGAGGGCCGCATCCACTTTGCTGGAGAGCATACCAGCCTGCCCCATGGCTGGATAGACACTGCCATCAAGTCTGGCATCCGGGCTGCCAAGAACATTCAGGCCATGGTGGACAAGGAGGTTACTCAGGGACAGAGGCCTCTCTAG